The window AGCAGGGGAACCCGGCCTGCATCGGCAGCTGCGGCCAAAATGCGCAAAGCAGGCAGCACAAGTCCTGCAGGGCTTGTTACGGTAAAAGAGTGTGCGTTCTGCTTGACGCTAGCATAATATTCTATATATGCTAATAGTTGTTTATAGAAATATTTCTCTCTGAGAAAGGACATTCTCAAAGACAGATACAACGGCCATATGCTCCAGTGTCTGGCCTGAGCTCCGCGTTTGCGGTACCTCCCCAGAAAGCGGGGCCGCCGGACAGGGCCGGACGTTGTGCCTCAAGCGGCGCGCGGAGACAGGGCGACGTCTTCCGTGCGCCGCGGCACATGTCCGGCCCTTTCTGCGCCGGGGCCTGCCGGCGGGGGCTCTTGGCGCAGGCAAGTCTTGCGGCTCTGGGCTATGATTTGTAACGGCAGCACGCGCTAGAGCCGTTTACGAATGAAATGAGTTAATTGCTCTGCAAGGATTTTCTTGAAAATCCTTGCCACGAAATGCGAGAAGGCAGGCTTTTGCCTGCCGTAAGCGAGCATTTCAAGTGTTAAATACTCTAATAGCGCGCCAGGACCAGATCTTTGAGCTCCCGCTTGGGCACATAGTGCACGCCCTGGGCGTCCCGCCAGTAGGGGGCGTTGCCCGTGGTAGGCATGGGCGCCAGCACTCGCTTTTCGTTGGCTGCACCAAAGGCCAGCACCAGAGTCATGGCGTATTCCGCGGGAACAGCCAGCAATTGCGGGGCGGCCTGGTGATCAAAGGCCTGCATGATGCAGCAGCCCCAGCCCCGGCTGGCGGCGGCCAGCTGCATGGTCTGGGCCGCAATGCCCGCGTCCACCAGGTGCAGGTCGTTGCCCTTGGCGGGCAGCAGTAAGGCGATAAAGCCCGTGGGCCGCTCGCCGGGCTGCGGGCCGCCCCAGTCCTTGAGCGCGCCGGCCCAGCGCGTGAGTGCAAAAAGCCGCGTGCACGTTTCGCCGGGCCCCACCAGAATAAAACGCAGGTCCTGCGCGTTGCGGGCCGAAGGCGCCAGGCGCGCGCAATCCGCAAGCCATTCCAGGTCCGCCATGCTCAGGGGCTTGTCCTCCGCAAAGCGGCGGCAGGTGCGCGCTTCCGAAACCAGTGCATGAAAATCCATAGCATCCTCCTTGGTGATTCAGCCTACACCGTAAGCAGCAGAAACCACAACTGGCTCCACAGGATGGCCGCCCCCAGAAAATCGCCGGAAAGGCCGCCTTCCCGGCGAGCTACGGCCGACAGGCGGGCCAGAAGCAGGGCTTGCCCCAAAACCGCGCAAGGCACGCGCCAAAACGGCAGGGCAAAGGTCGCGGCCAGCCCGCAGAGCAGGGCCAGGCCCGCGCAGGCAAAACTCCAGGCCAGGCGCAGGGTCACCCCGGCCCTGGCCAGCCCCCCCAAAGACTGTACCTCTCGCGCAGGCGTCATTGCGGCCAGCCAGAGGGCAGCGGCCCGGCCCCAGGCCGGGGCCAGCACTAAGGCCGCCCAGTGCCCTTGGCCCAGCTGCCAGGCCAACAGCACCCACATGCCGCTGTAGGCCAGCAGCAAGTGCAGGGCCCCAAAGGCTCCCAGGCGGCTGTCGCGCAGCACGTCCCAAAAGCGTTGGCCGTGCGCGCCGCTGCCCGTGGCGTCGCCCAAATCCGCCAGGCCGTCCCAGTGCAGGCCGCGTGTGGCCCAGATTTCCGCAGCCAGCCAACACCAGGCCGCCGTCAGCAGCGGCAGGGTCGTGGCGTCCGCAGCAGGTGCAAGGCTTGTGAGCAATAACCAGGGGGGCAGGGTAAAGACCAGGCCCAGCAGCAGCCCGGCCAAAGGAAAAAATGGCACGCAGGCGGTCAACGCCGCCGCTCCGGCCGCCCGGCGCGGTGGCGTCAGGCGGCTCAGAAAGGCCAGGGCGTCATAGGCTTGGATGACCCACTGCACTGGCCGACATGCTCCGCGGGATGTCAAGCTCAGCGGGTGTGCGGGTGGTTGAAGGCCAGGGAGTAGAGGTGGTGGAAAAAGTCCACATACTCCACATTGACCCGCTCCGGCACCTTGATGCGCGCCGGGGCAAAGTTGAGGATGGAGGAAATGCCCGCGTCCATGAGGTGCTGGGCCGCGCGCTGGGCGCGTTCCGGCGGGGTGGTGATAATGCCGATCTCAATATTGAGGTCGTCAACCATGTCTTTGAGGTCGCGGGTGCAGTGCACCTCCAGACCGTGGACTATTTCGCCGATCTTGAAAGGATCGCAGTCAAAAATGCCCACAATGTTGAACCCGCGGGCGCGAAACTCTCCGTGATTCAGAATGGCTTTGCCCAGGTTGCCCACGCCGATGAGGGCCATGCGCCATTCACGGTCCACACCGAGGGAGGACGTGATGGCCGCTATGAGGGATTTGACGTGGTAGCCTACGCCGCGGATGCCGAATTCGCCAAAGTAGGCAAGATCCTTGCGCACCTGAGATCCGTTGACGCCGCAGGCTTCGGCCAGGGGATTGGAAGAAATGACTTCCACATTATCGCGGGCGAAATTTTCAAGAACCTGAACGTAGGTGGCGAGGCGTTGGATGGTGGCTCGTGGAATGTGTTTGCTCTTGGGAGGGGTGGCCATAGATGTACCTTCTGACTGCCGCGGGGGTGTGGAGAGGAACCGACCTCATGTGAATAAAGTATCTACCAAAAAACGGCAAATGTGCAAGCCGGCCTCTTTTTACTTTTTATTCTGGCAACTGCGCAGAAAAACGGAAAAAACGGAAGTCAGTGAAACGCATCCGTCAATGACCGCTCTAAAAGTATACTCAAAAAGGTTGCAAAGGTTAAGCGCATTGTCGCACAAAGAACGACAATGCGCCGCAACATACTCAGAAGGCACAGCTTTCGCCGCGGCATTCCGTTGGGAAGGCATGCCCTGCAACAGGATTCTGCGCTAGCGCGTCTGCTCGTTCATAACGTCCAGCATGAGGGCCGTAGGCTTTTTGGTGCAGGCGTCCAGATAGTCCTTGAGCTTTTGGTCGCTGGAAAGCACTGACGCATCCTTACCTGTTTTGGCGCGGTGGTAGCCGTCCAGCCAGATAACAAAGCCGCTGCCGTTGTCTGTGTCGGCGGCATAGTCGCCGCAGGTGGTCTTGTCCGCGCGCCAGGCGCCGTCCGTGGCAGCGGGCTGCGATTTGCGCGCCTCTTGCCAGACTGCCAGAACCTTTTCCGTGGGTTTGGCCTGGCAGGCCGCATAGACTTGCCCCAGCATGGGGGCCAGGCTTTCCGGATCGGCTACGGTGTGATTGGCCAGGGCGCTGGCGTAGCCGTCGATCTGCAAGGCC is drawn from Desulfovibrio legallii and contains these coding sequences:
- a CDS encoding nitroreductase family protein; the encoded protein is MDFHALVSEARTCRRFAEDKPLSMADLEWLADCARLAPSARNAQDLRFILVGPGETCTRLFALTRWAGALKDWGGPQPGERPTGFIALLLPAKGNDLHLVDAGIAAQTMQLAAASRGWGCCIMQAFDHQAAPQLLAVPAEYAMTLVLAFGAANEKRVLAPMPTTGNAPYWRDAQGVHYVPKRELKDLVLARY
- a CDS encoding adenosylcobinamide-GDP ribazoletransferase, with the translated sequence MQWVIQAYDALAFLSRLTPPRRAAGAAALTACVPFFPLAGLLLGLVFTLPPWLLLTSLAPAADATTLPLLTAAWCWLAAEIWATRGLHWDGLADLGDATGSGAHGQRFWDVLRDSRLGAFGALHLLLAYSGMWVLLAWQLGQGHWAALVLAPAWGRAAALWLAAMTPAREVQSLGGLARAGVTLRLAWSFACAGLALLCGLAATFALPFWRVPCAVLGQALLLARLSAVARREGGLSGDFLGAAILWSQLWFLLLTV
- a CDS encoding redox-sensing transcriptional repressor Rex produces the protein MATPPKSKHIPRATIQRLATYVQVLENFARDNVEVISSNPLAEACGVNGSQVRKDLAYFGEFGIRGVGYHVKSLIAAITSSLGVDREWRMALIGVGNLGKAILNHGEFRARGFNIVGIFDCDPFKIGEIVHGLEVHCTRDLKDMVDDLNIEIGIITTPPERAQRAAQHLMDAGISSILNFAPARIKVPERVNVEYVDFFHHLYSLAFNHPHTR